From a single Cupriavidus taiwanensis LMG 19424 genomic region:
- a CDS encoding thioredoxin domain-containing protein, with protein MPVSRLARTAAARTRLHWLAAGALLAAMAGVAGVCAASPAHLPPATDLAAHGADAARRGEPLVVLVSMPGCSYCDAVRRNYLGPQAAAGEIAVREVDMTADTPLRDADGSLTTARAWAGARQVRVAPTVLFLDRQGRAAAGPLRGMQPDFYGAYLEQALAQARAAVAARK; from the coding sequence ATGCCTGTATCCCGCCTCGCCCGAACCGCTGCCGCCCGCACCCGTCTGCATTGGCTGGCCGCGGGCGCGCTATTGGCGGCGATGGCCGGCGTCGCCGGCGTGTGCGCCGCCAGCCCTGCGCACCTGCCGCCGGCCACCGATCTCGCCGCCCATGGCGCCGACGCCGCGCGACGCGGCGAGCCACTGGTGGTGCTGGTGTCGATGCCGGGCTGCAGCTATTGCGACGCGGTGCGCCGCAACTACCTTGGACCGCAGGCGGCCGCCGGCGAAATCGCCGTGCGCGAGGTGGACATGACCGCCGACACCCCGCTGCGCGACGCCGACGGCAGCCTGACCACCGCGCGCGCCTGGGCCGGCGCCCGCCAGGTCCGGGTAGCGCCCACGGTGCTGTTCCTGGACCGCCAGGGCCGCGCCGCCGCCGGCCCGCTGCGCGGCATGCAGCCCGACTTTTACGGCGCCTACCTGGAACAGGCGCTGGCGCAGGCCCGCGCCGCCGTGGCCGCGCGCAAGTGA
- the zwf gene encoding glucose-6-phosphate dehydrogenase — translation MPTSRTVSAFGTADARPLDLVIFGGAGDLSARKLLPSLYMCHRDGNLPEGTRIIGVGRHRWDREAFVNFADESAQPFVDARYIEPAKWQGFLQRLDFVHLDAAQAADYPALAAQLRSDALRIYYMAMPPGLFAATCDNLASHGLIADDTRLVLEKPLGVDLASAIGIGEVVSRYFSEDRTYRIDHYLGKETVQNLMALRFGNSIFEPLWRTPFVRSVQITVAETVGVGTRGGFYDEAGAMRDMVQNHLLQLVSILAMEPPASLNSDAVRDEKLKVLRSLRPMSPEDVRRNTVRGQYTAGAIAGELVRGYLQEDGIPPDSRTETFVAMRAELGTWRWNKVPFYLRTGKRMQERVTEVVIHFAEVPHSIFDPGSTLQPNRMVIRLQPEESVRLTLMVKQPGEGMKLKPLSLALNLDSAFTTRRAEAYERLLLDVIRGRLALFVRRDELQAAWTWVDPILEAWRAQDEGPRPYTAGTWGPAASSAFMAREGVQWSEEA, via the coding sequence ATGCCAACCTCCCGCACCGTCTCCGCCTTCGGCACCGCCGACGCCCGGCCGCTCGACCTCGTCATTTTCGGCGGCGCCGGCGACCTGTCGGCGCGCAAGCTGCTGCCCTCGCTCTACATGTGCCACCGCGACGGCAACCTGCCCGAAGGCACCCGCATCATCGGCGTGGGCCGGCACCGCTGGGACCGCGAGGCCTTTGTCAATTTTGCCGACGAGAGCGCACAACCGTTCGTCGATGCGCGCTATATCGAGCCGGCCAAATGGCAGGGCTTCCTGCAGCGGCTGGACTTCGTGCATCTCGATGCCGCGCAGGCGGCGGACTACCCCGCGCTGGCGGCGCAGTTGCGCAGCGACGCGCTGCGGATCTACTACATGGCGATGCCGCCGGGGCTGTTCGCCGCCACCTGCGACAACCTGGCCAGCCATGGGCTGATTGCCGACGATACCCGGCTGGTGCTGGAAAAACCGCTGGGTGTGGACCTGGCCTCCGCAATCGGCATCGGCGAGGTGGTCAGCCGTTATTTCAGCGAGGACCGCACCTACCGGATCGACCACTACCTGGGCAAGGAGACGGTGCAGAACCTGATGGCGCTGCGCTTCGGCAATTCGATCTTCGAGCCGTTGTGGCGCACGCCGTTCGTGCGCAGCGTGCAGATTACCGTGGCCGAGACCGTGGGCGTGGGCACGCGCGGCGGCTTCTACGACGAGGCCGGTGCCATGCGCGACATGGTGCAGAACCACCTGCTGCAGCTGGTCAGCATCCTGGCGATGGAGCCGCCGGCATCGCTCAACTCCGACGCGGTGCGCGATGAAAAGCTCAAGGTGCTGCGCTCGCTGCGGCCGATGTCGCCGGAGGACGTGCGCCGCAATACTGTGCGCGGCCAGTACACCGCCGGCGCCATCGCCGGCGAGCTGGTACGCGGCTACCTGCAGGAAGACGGGATTCCGCCCGACAGCCGCACCGAGACCTTTGTCGCGATGCGGGCCGAGCTTGGCACCTGGCGCTGGAACAAGGTGCCGTTCTACCTGCGCACCGGCAAGCGCATGCAGGAGCGCGTCACCGAGGTGGTGATCCACTTCGCCGAGGTGCCCCATTCCATCTTCGACCCGGGCAGCACACTTCAGCCCAACCGCATGGTGATCCGGTTGCAGCCGGAGGAATCGGTGCGGCTGACGCTGATGGTGAAGCAGCCGGGCGAAGGCATGAAGCTCAAGCCGCTGAGCCTGGCGCTGAACCTCGACTCGGCCTTCACCACGCGCCGGGCCGAAGCCTACGAGCGCCTGCTGCTGGACGTCATCCGCGGACGGCTGGCGCTGTTCGTGCGGCGCGACGAACTGCAGGCGGCATGGACCTGGGTCGATCCGATCCTGGAAGCCTGGCGCGCGCAGGACGAAGGCCCGCGGCCCTATACCGCCGGCACCTGGGGCCCGGCGGCATCGTCGGCGTTCATGGCGCGCGAGGGCGTGCAATGGTCGGAAGAGGCTTGA
- a CDS encoding LysE family transporter, whose translation MRWEVWLAYFAACWVIAVSPGSGAVLSMSHGLSYGLRRTTTTIFGLQAGLVIVLLVAGGGLGALLLASEQAFMVVKTIGALYLIYLGIQQWRARVEPDAAQDGKPARVAVMSRRRRFATGLLTNVTNPKGIIFMVAVLPQFIDPNRPLALQLAILAATMCAVDLVVMHGYALLASRMQGLFRNARAVLWQNRFFGSVLMAVGAALFFVRRQHA comes from the coding sequence ATGCGTTGGGAAGTCTGGTTGGCCTATTTCGCCGCGTGCTGGGTGATCGCCGTGTCGCCGGGGTCGGGCGCGGTGCTGTCGATGAGCCATGGCCTGTCGTACGGGCTGCGCAGGACCACCACCACCATCTTCGGCCTGCAGGCAGGGCTGGTGATCGTGCTGCTGGTGGCCGGCGGCGGGCTGGGCGCGCTGCTGCTCGCCTCGGAGCAGGCCTTCATGGTGGTCAAGACCATCGGCGCGCTGTACCTGATCTATCTCGGCATCCAGCAATGGCGCGCCCGGGTGGAACCGGATGCGGCGCAGGACGGCAAGCCCGCGCGCGTGGCCGTGATGAGCCGGCGCCGGCGCTTTGCCACCGGCCTGCTGACCAATGTGACCAATCCCAAGGGCATCATCTTCATGGTGGCGGTGCTGCCGCAGTTCATCGATCCGAACCGGCCGCTGGCGCTGCAGCTGGCGATCCTGGCGGCCACCATGTGCGCCGTCGACCTGGTGGTGATGCATGGCTACGCGCTGCTGGCCTCGCGCATGCAGGGCCTGTTCCGCAATGCCCGTGCGGTGCTGTGGCAGAACCGGTTTTTCGGCAGCGTGCTGATGGCGGTGGGCGCGGCGCTGTTCTTCGTGCGACGTCAGCACGCCTGA
- a CDS encoding TlpA disulfide reductase family protein codes for MTTSPASKTSRKPWPIVAAVVVLALLGWFGYRALSPSGTAPAATFTLLSGEKVSTADLKGKVYLVNFWATSCATCIKEMPDMVKTYEQFKGKGLEFVAVAMNYDPPMYVMNFAKTRGLPFKVAMDSDGSAAKAFGNVGLTPTTFVIDKEGRILKRYVGEPEWDALHKLLDGALAKSA; via the coding sequence ATGACCACTAGCCCTGCCTCCAAGACCTCCCGCAAGCCCTGGCCCATCGTCGCCGCCGTGGTGGTGCTGGCGCTGCTGGGCTGGTTTGGCTACCGCGCGCTGTCGCCGTCCGGTACCGCGCCGGCCGCCACCTTCACGCTGCTGTCCGGCGAGAAGGTCAGCACCGCCGACCTCAAGGGCAAGGTCTACCTGGTCAACTTCTGGGCCACCAGCTGCGCCACCTGCATCAAGGAGATGCCGGACATGGTCAAGACCTACGAGCAGTTCAAGGGCAAGGGGCTGGAATTCGTCGCGGTGGCGATGAACTACGACCCGCCCATGTACGTGATGAACTTCGCCAAGACCCGTGGGCTGCCGTTCAAGGTGGCGATGGACAGCGACGGCAGCGCCGCCAAGGCATTTGGCAACGTGGGCCTGACGCCTACGACCTTTGTGATCGACAAGGAAGGCCGGATCCTGAAGCGCTACGTCGGCGAGCCCGAGTGGGACGCGCTGCACAAGCTGCTCGACGGCGCGCTGGCAAAGTCGGCGTAA
- a CDS encoding GntR family transcriptional regulator, with the protein MDQRLKALKPDEADATPIYLQVARKLTAAIQAGQWRVGDALPSERTLVDSLGISRVTARHALQVLAEEGTITRNRGAGTFIAPRAEPRPARLDNFSELARRRGMTPASELVAFERRRATAQESAELALPDGDEIVRLTRLRKADGQIYWMDVTTLALAVLPDASAIGESLYAYLERIGKPVLRVTETLRAVVASAEVAARLGIEPGEPLLHIRRIGYTHGDKPVELTDAYCLNDFYELKQ; encoded by the coding sequence ATGGATCAACGGCTGAAAGCCCTCAAACCAGACGAGGCGGACGCCACGCCGATCTACCTGCAGGTGGCACGCAAGCTGACTGCCGCCATCCAGGCGGGGCAATGGCGCGTGGGGGATGCACTGCCGTCGGAGCGCACGCTGGTGGATTCGCTGGGGATTTCGCGCGTCACCGCGCGGCACGCGCTGCAGGTGCTGGCCGAGGAAGGCACCATCACGCGCAACCGCGGCGCGGGCACCTTTATCGCCCCGCGCGCCGAGCCCAGGCCCGCGCGGCTCGACAACTTCAGCGAGCTGGCGCGCCGGCGCGGCATGACGCCGGCAAGCGAACTGGTGGCCTTCGAGCGCCGCCGCGCCACCGCGCAGGAAAGCGCCGAACTGGCCCTGCCCGATGGCGACGAGATCGTCAGGCTGACGCGGCTGCGCAAGGCCGACGGGCAGATCTACTGGATGGATGTGACCACGCTGGCGCTGGCCGTGCTGCCCGACGCCAGCGCCATCGGCGAATCGCTTTACGCCTACCTGGAGCGGATCGGCAAGCCCGTGCTGCGCGTCACCGAGACGCTGCGCGCGGTCGTTGCCAGCGCGGAAGTGGCCGCGCGCCTGGGCATCGAGCCGGGCGAGCCGCTGCTGCATATCCGCCGCATCGGCTATACCCATGGCGACAAGCCGGTCGAGCTGACCGACGCGTACTGCCTGAACGACTTCTACGAACTGAAGCAATAG